The Procambarus clarkii isolate CNS0578487 chromosome 37, FALCON_Pclarkii_2.0, whole genome shotgun sequence genome window below encodes:
- the LOC123765796 gene encoding tubulin polyglutamylase ttll-5 yields the protein MSAPAPRQVCVERGWRVWDGATEGADEGGGGPGPSWNIWWRHGFPPGVYRRLKPYQVINHIPRANGLCKKDSLARALQKMKHIFGSVFDFIPATYLLPCEYTKLVAEYTRLMYHNKQDQWSKSPSGNTGLPGSPATGQTPGQASEDSPPHNIWICKPIGSSQGRGISIFQDLHDLSYTSSAVAQRYIHNPLLVGGYKCDVRLYVLVTSFLPLTVYMYTEGIVRFGTEKYSLAALDNIFSHLTNTSLNKLAPGYRIEKERVGAGCKWTMGELRRYLSGSGQKDWLLWQRVCVLVSLTLLTQVGHVPHHHNCFELYGFDILVDDTLTPSLLEVNRCPSLSYDCDVDRVVKKPLLHHLFDLLGPPKVAEPLGRGLRPPVLIFLAREKQKKDSEREVAILNHDIFSALDLKQYSRLMESFQVFRPHMRGRKPRSSVCEDCEEGSGELRTPNTPRDVHRALLGTCSIENYRVASRKDSHRIPNAKGVPASGRTGATRRRRSISSLSGVPHDPLVPEELSLDTFVPLTFNTTFQRVRRQFINNQTSRNYIPLANNSRENQVLDLAGRSRPNSSRRGEGGRGPQRCPARCGDWVRTFPYNAATLHASKDPMYTKTLVTELHKYKRACEKVFRDNPTASDDYLDALMQKMLWRDSIIWRPKT from the exons atgagtgCCCCTGCCCCccgacaggtgtgtgtggagagggggtggagagtatGGGACGGGGCGACGGAGGGGGCGGACGAGGGGGGCGGCGGCCCCGGACCCTCCTGGAACATCTGGTGGAGACACGGCTTCCCTCCAGGAGTCTACAGGAGACTCAAGCCCTACCAG GTGATCAACCACATTCCCCGCGCCAACGGTCTCTGCAAGAAGGACAGCTTAGCGAGGGCGCTACAGAAGATGAAGCACATTTTTGGCTCCGTCTTCGACTTTAT CCCAGCGACGTACCTGCTGCCGTGCGAGTACACCAAGCTGGTGGCTGAGTACACACGACTCATGTACCATAACAAGCAAGATCAATGGTCCAAGAGTCCATCCGGAAACACAG GTCTCCCGGGGTCACCCGCGACGGGTCAGACGCCGGGACAGGCCAGTGAAGACTCGCCACCACACAACATATGGATCTGTAAACCTATTGGTAGCTCACAGGGCAGAGGGATCTCCATCTTCCAG GACCTGCACGACCTGAGCTACACGTCGAGCGCCGTGGCCCAGCGGTACATCCACAACCCCTTGCTGGTGGGCGGCTACAAGTGTGACGTGAGGCTGTACGTCCTCGTCACCTCCTTCCTCCCCCTCACCGTCTACATGTACACCGAGGGCATCGTCAG GTTCGGGACCGAGAAGTACAGCTTGGCGGCTCTTGACAACATCTTCAGTCACCTCACCAACACGTCTCTCAACAAGCTCGCTCCGGGCTACAGGATAGAGAAGGAGAGAGTCGGTGCTG GGTGTAAGTGGACGATGGGAGAGCTTCGTCGGTACCTTAGTGGGAGCGGTCAGAAGGACTGGTTATTGTGGcagcgggtgtgtgtgttggtctccCTTACACTCCTCACACAGGTCGGCCATGTTCCACACCATCACAACTGCTTCGAGCTCTACGGCTTCGATATCCTG GTGGATGACACACTGACACCATCACTGCTGGAGGTGAACCGTTGCCCATCACTGAGCTACGACTGTGATGTCGACCGTGTGGTCAAAAAGCCGCTGCTTCACCACCTCTTTGACCTGCTGGGACCGCCCAAGGTGGCTGAGCCCTTGGGACGAGGGCTCAGACCACCTGTCCTCATCTTCCTAGCCCGTGAGAAGCAGAAGAAGGATAGTGAGAGAGAAGTCGCCATCCTCAACCACGATATCTTCAGTGCCTTGGATCTGAAGCAGTACAGCAGACTCATGGAGAGTTTTCAGGTGTTCCGGCCACATATGAGAGGAAGGAAGCCTCGGAGCAGTGTGTGTGAGGACTGTGAGGAGGGCAGCGGAGAACTGAGAACACCCAACACACCCCGAGACGTCCACCGGGCCTTACTAGGCACCTGCAGCATTGAGAACTATCGTGTCGCCAGCAGGAAAGACTCCCATAGGATCCCTAACGCAAAAGGTGTGCCAGCATCAGGTCGCACAGGAGCGACTCGCAGGAGGCGGTCCATCTCCTCCTTGTCAGGCGTCCCTCACGACCCCCTCGTGCCGGAGGAACTCAGTCTAGACACCTTCGTGCCTCTCACCTTCAACACAACATTCCAGCGCGTGCGTCGTCAGTTCATCAACAATCAAACCAGCAGGAACTACATACCCCTGGCCAATAACAGCCGAGAGAACCAGGTGCTGGATCTAGCAGGCCGCAGTCGGCCGAACTCATCCCGCCGAGGTGAAGGAGGTCGGGGCCCCCAACGGTGCCCAGCGAGGTGCGGGGACTGGGTGAGGACTTTCCCTTACAACGCGGCGACGTTACACGCCAGTAAAGACCCCATGTACACCAAGACACTGGTGACAGAGCTGCACAAGTACAAGCGAGCCTgcgagaaggtcttcagggacaACCCCACAGCCTCCGACGACTACCTAGATGCTCTCATGCAGAAGATGTTATGGAGAGACAGCATCATATGGAGACCAAAAACCTAA